From a region of the Agromyces ramosus genome:
- the sepH gene encoding septation protein SepH — translation MQELKVIGVENGALLAASDDGARFRIEIDEVLQSRIRQAQPEQHTGPKVSPREVQMHIRSGLSAEDVAQVTGASIEYIRRFEGPVLAEREHVVTSALAVPVHVAVEAEPADEPASFGGVIRDRLAKLGAHGERWASWKDEERGWIVKLEFTADTIDHDARWGFEPRKQSLHPLNSEAVTLSQQGELKGGLIPRLRAVSPDSDESRFDSGAFTFEETEQGEFDTAPHLEPLPYSRSPQTSSPAAARAAIKRADEPKQTLGETADLLEALRRRRGEREAAGAGPEELPSPIAPAAPASHHETPKPVEAPPTEEKPGAGARNIWGAKAVTGPTTRGAKKGRASMPSWDEIVFGARTDDDLA, via the coding sequence ATGCAGGAACTCAAGGTAATCGGAGTCGAGAACGGCGCGTTGCTCGCAGCGTCCGACGACGGCGCGCGCTTCCGGATCGAGATCGACGAAGTGCTCCAATCTCGCATCCGGCAGGCACAGCCCGAGCAGCACACGGGGCCGAAGGTCTCTCCGCGCGAAGTGCAGATGCACATCCGCTCCGGGCTGTCCGCTGAAGACGTCGCGCAGGTGACGGGCGCCTCGATCGAGTACATCCGTCGTTTCGAGGGCCCCGTCCTCGCCGAACGCGAGCACGTCGTGACCTCGGCGCTCGCGGTGCCGGTGCACGTGGCCGTCGAGGCGGAGCCCGCCGACGAGCCGGCCTCATTCGGCGGGGTCATCCGCGACCGCCTCGCGAAGCTCGGTGCTCATGGCGAGCGCTGGGCGAGCTGGAAAGACGAAGAACGCGGCTGGATCGTCAAACTCGAGTTCACCGCCGACACCATCGACCACGATGCCCGGTGGGGGTTCGAGCCGCGCAAGCAGTCGCTCCATCCCCTCAATTCCGAGGCGGTCACACTGTCGCAGCAGGGCGAGCTGAAGGGCGGGCTCATCCCCCGGCTCCGTGCGGTCAGCCCGGATTCCGACGAGTCCCGCTTCGACAGCGGCGCGTTCACCTTCGAGGAGACCGAGCAGGGCGAGTTCGACACCGCCCCGCATCTCGAGCCGCTGCCCTACTCGCGCAGCCCACAGACGTCGAGCCCGGCAGCCGCACGCGCTGCCATCAAGCGCGCCGATGAGCCGAAGCAGACGCTCGGCGAGACCGCCGACCTCCTCGAGGCACTGCGCCGCCGTAGGGGTGAGCGCGAAGCGGCCGGCGCTGGGCCCGAGGAGCTTCCGTCGCCGATCGCGCCCGCGGCACCGGCGTCGCACCACGAGACCCCGAAGCCCGTCGAAGCACCTCCGACCGAGGAGAAGCCCGGCGCGGGTGCCCGCAACATCTGGGGCGCCAAGGCCGTCACCGGTCCCACGACCCGCGGCGCCAAGAAGGGCCGCGCCTCGATGCCGAGCTGGGACGAGATCGTGTTCGGCGCTCGTACCGACGACGACCTGGCCTGA